gtttttttatatggagtttaacaacattccgcctgaaaagctgaacagaatactcaatCTAACTGGACTAAAACAAGCGTAATTGATGGCGTTCGAAGTTAGACTCTCTGATTGTGTTGAAGAATTTGCGTCCAATCGACGACGCCCATATAACGGCACAATTTCCTTTTCATGATTAATAGCGCGTATTTTAATGCACGAAGTAGTGAGTTTTTcctcaacaaaaataaaaaatataatagcaGAAGAGAAGGTAAGTCAACAGTTTTAAATTCgtttagattccattgcaggatattgtccggctatagaccatttcgttgaatgctttctattcaacgAATAGCACAGCAAGGAACTTTCAAAAGTATTGCAAAATGTTTGATGTTTCATAAAAGCATTTGACCGGCAATCTATATCGCGATTTATGATACGACAAGAATCTTAAGCAGAATTTGCCAAATGGATcatggtttatttttaaattgagtTGGATGAAATTGCGTATGATAAACGAAAACACAATTCCCTATTATCTTTTGGATTGACACCAACATTTGATCTGGTATGTTGTGGAAATGTTTCCATTTCCCCTAACTTGTATTGTGAAACTTTGGCACTTTATTCGCTTTATAATTTAAAGTTGGTTTCCGCGCGAGAGGAAAGTTAGTACAAGATGCCAAAGCTACAATTAAAGCAAAATCAAAGTGAGAGGCTAAATCAAAAACAGCCAACAAGTCCATACAGAGGAAGTGTTTTGAAGTCTTTCAACGATGGGTGAATATCCTTTCACAGAGGATGTTGCTTATATAACATGCTtggcaaaaatatttaattcatACAGGGTTCATTAGTAAACCCTGAATTCATAGAATTGGAACATTTCTCAGACATTAAAACATTTGACTTCATTTTGAACTTTTATATATTCATACAGAAAATAATActtaaattttaacaacaacaatgaatggGACAAAATTATCTCAAAAATATTGTATCCATGGGAATTTTTTCGAATATTCGGTTAGAAAGCTCCTTAAAAATCTTGCCAAAGCTTTTCGCATAGCCGACTTTCAGTTCGTTGAAGACTGCTTCCCAATTCTCATTCATAAAACGATTCATTGTTTGTGACAGCAGGGGATCGTTGAAGAGGTTTTCAAATTGCATGTAGACACGTTTTGGTTCAAAGTTAACTCGATATTCCTTAAGGCGCATGTATGGAATACCGTCCTTTTCGAACGGTTCTCCAATCAAACGATGCTCAATTTTGGTATTGACTAGTGTCACATTGCCACGCCCGCTGCCCGTAATAGGTAGTAAAAGAATGCGTCCCGACATTTCATAGTCGCCAACCATTTGTATGCGATCCGTAACACTGTCGCATATAATCAGATACTTATCTAAATCAGTCCTatccgaaaaagaaaatttaataattaaatgACACTCGCGTCTATTATAAGCAAAGTGACGTACCTATATCTTTTAATTATACTGGTTGAAATCATATCCGTTACCACCACATTCTTAAAGGTTTGCCTCATATTAATTGGAGCTGTACCGGCATCTATAACCAGCGATTTCACTTGTAACGGCTCAAGAGGGGGTATCTCAAATTCCTTATTACCTGCAATGAAGTAAAGAATATGAGTGGTGATATTTCTTGGACAACTACTTCATAATTGCAGTAGTTGTGTTGACTTTTGTCTAATTTTACGATAAAATATTTCCAATAGTTTTATACTTTACCCGTCTTTAATATTTGTATCGCTTTATTTACTGCATCCACCAGGCATTTGTCAAAATTCGCATCCCTTTTGCATTTGTCAAAAGATTCCGCTGtaatatatttaaaacaaaacgcAAATTTGTTATGTCAAATtataatgaatttttaaaatgttgttaGTATCGAAACGATGgtcaaacacacatacattatTGCACATTATTTTGTGCATAGATAAGAACACGAGCTGTACTCAATGTTTAATACTACTGCGagtactactaaatttcccatgaacattccattaaggaacaggggatacttttctcatatcaatgagtgaagtccgattaaagttcaagctcaatgataaggggcatccttgttatgccgagtccgaacggcgtgcggcatAGCGAAA
This Stomoxys calcitrans chromosome 2, idStoCalc2.1, whole genome shotgun sequence DNA region includes the following protein-coding sequences:
- the LOC106081604 gene encoding protein takeout, producing the protein MELRLRYRLFSQPTAVFVVACLLCCAARDLPESFDKCKRDANFDKCLVDAVNKAIQILKTGNKEFEIPPLEPLQVKSLVIDAGTAPINMRQTFKNVVVTDMISTSIIKRYRTDLDKYLIICDSVTDRIQMVGDYEMSGRILLLPITGSGRGNVTLVNTKIEHRLIGEPFEKDGIPYMRLKEYRVNFEPKRVYMQFENLFNDPLLSQTMNRFMNENWEAVFNELKVGYAKSFGKIFKELSNRIFEKIPMDTIFLR